The Usitatibacter rugosus genome segment AGAAAAGCGGTGCGAGTCTGAGCATGGTCACGAGGTGGGCGCGTTGAACTGCAGCGCGGCCAGGCGCGCGTAGAGGCCATTCTCCGCCACCAGCGAGGCATGCGTGCCGGTGGCGATGACGTGGCCGTGGTCCATCACCACGATGCGGTCGGCGGACTGCACCGTCGCGAGGCGGTGGGCGATGATCAGGGTGGTGCGGTTCTGCATCAGGCGCTCGAGGGCGAGCTGCACGCTCTTCTCGCTCTCCGCATCGAGGGCGCTCGTGGCTTCGTCCAGCAGCAGGACGGCGCGGTCGGCGAGGATGGCGCGCGCGATCGCGACCCGCTGGCGCTGGCCGCCGGAGAGCTTGACGCCTCGCTCGCCGAGATCGGTCTCCAGCCCCTGGGGCAGGCGCTGGGAGAACTCGAGCGCATACGCCGCCTCGAGCGCGGAGCGCACTTGCTCATCCGTGGCTTCGGGACGGCCATAGCGCACGTTCTCCCTCACGTTCGCGGCGAAGATCACCGGCTCCTGGGAAACGATCGCGATGCGGCGGCGGAGCTCCCGCGGATCGGCATCGCGGGCATCCACGCCATCCAGCGTGACGCGGCCCGTCGACGGATCGTAGAAGCGCAGCAGGAGCTGGAAGACCGTGGTCTTGCCCGCGCCCGAGGGACCGACCAGCGCCACGACCTCGCCCGGCTCGACGGTGAGCGTGAGGTTGTCCAGCGCCGCGACCGTGGGCCGCGACGGATAGTGGAAGGTGACGCCCTCGAAGGCGACGCGGCCGTGCGGCGGCTCGGGCAGCACGACGGGATTCGCAGGCGCCTTGATGTCGGATTGCGTGGCGAGGAGCTCCAGCAACCGTTCCGATGCGCCTGCCGCCCGCTGGATTTCGCCGTACACCTCCGCAACAACGAACATCCCGTTGGCTGCGATGACCGCATAGAAAATAAAGGCCGTAAGCTCGCCGGCCGTGAGGCGCGCCGCGAAGACGTCGTGGGCGCCGACCCACAGCAGAATGCCCACGGCGCCGAACGCCAGCACGATGACCGTGGCGATGAGCAGCGCGAGATAGCCCGCGCGCGTGGCCGTGGCCTCGAACACCGCTTCGACGCGCTCGCCGAACGTGTGCGCCTCGGGCACCTCGTGGGCGTAGGCCTGGACGGTGCGGATCTCGTGGATGGTCTCGTCCACGTGGCTGGTCACGTCGGCCACGCGGTCCTGCACCGCGCGCGAGAGGTGCCGCACGCGGAAGCCCAGCAAGCCGATGGGCAGCAGCACGACCGGTGTCGACGCGAGCGCGATCAGGGCGAGCTTCGGGCTCGTCACCACGAGCATCACGGCACAGCCCATCATCGTGACCGCCATGCGCATCGCGTAGAGGAACGTGCCGCCCATCACCGCCTCGACGAGTGTCACGTCGTTGGTGACGCGTGAAGCGACTTCGCCGGTGCGCGTTTCCTCGTAGAAGCGCGGCGAGAGGTTCACGAGGTGCTCGTAGATCTTGCGGCGCAGATCCGCGGTGAAGCGCGCGCCGATCCAGTAGACGTTGTAGACGCGCACCCAGGTGACGGCGCCCAGCACCGCGACCATGATGCCGAGCGCGGTGAGCGTCGTGTCGAGCACGGCTTCGTTGGCGCTCGCGAAGCCGGCGTCGATGACGCGCTTCAGGCTTTCGCCGATCACGAGCACCATCGCGGCCGAGACGAGGATGGCCACGATGGCCACCGCCATGCGCCGCTTGTACGGCGCGAGGAGCCTGAAGAGCGGGAGGAGGCGGCGGGCGCCGCCCTTGGCCTTAACCGCCGCGCCGGATGCTGGGCTTGGCAACGGTGCCGCTGACGGTGAACGAGCCGCGATCCTGCGCCACCTGGGAGCGGATCTCGAGGAGGAGGCGTCCCGACAGCGCGCTGTTCTGGCCGATGTCCATCGCGCCGCTGCCGCGCAGGACTCCGCCCTGGAGCACGATGTTGCGGAACGACGTGCGGTTGTCGCCGCTCGCCACCTCGCCCGTCAGCTCCGCGAACTTGGTCACGCCCGCGCGCTGGCCCGCCGCGTCGGACTGCATCACGGCCACCAGGTCGACGTTGCTGACCGAGCCTTCGGCGAGCCGGAACTTGCCTTGCGCGCGCGGCGCGGAGAGCAGCGTCGCGAGCTCGCCCGATTCGGCCGACACGGTGAAGTTGCCGTCGAGCTTCCCGGTGACGGTGACGTCCTTGGTGATCGGCTTCATCAGCTCGCCGGCCCGGATCTTCGCCACGGAGAGGTCGCTCTCCAGGCGCACGCCCGATCCCCACGTGACCTTGAGCGTGCCGTTCACCTTGCCTTCCATGGAGTCCGCCTCGAACTCGGGGACGATCAGCTCGGATCCCGTGATCTGGCCCTTCAGCTTCACCTCGGAGACGGGGATCGCGGCGCCCAGCGGCAGCTCCCACGAGCGCGCGTAGAAGTCGACGTCCATCACGCCCTTGCCGGCGGGCTTGAAAGTCGCGGTCCACTTGCCGCCGCCCTCGCGCAGCGTCGCGTCGCGCAGGGCGCCGTCACGCGTGAAGCGCATATCCGCGCCGAAGGGCTCGAGGGCCGGCTTCACGTCGAGCTTGAGGCCGCGGATCTTGATCGATTCGATTTCGGCCGCGGCCTGCTTGCCCTCGACCTTCGACCATTCCGCCACGCGCTTCACCGCATCCGCGGAGAGCGAGACGTTGTCCAGCTCCAGCGAGCTGATGCGGATCTGGTCGCTGAAGAAGCCACCCACGTCGAGGTAGATGCGGCCGCTCTGCGCCTTCGCGTCCAGCAGCTTGCCGACGGTGAGTCCTTCGAACTTGAGGTGCGGCGTCGGCACGAGCCAGAACTTGACCGCCGAGATGCGCACGTCGTCGTGCAGCCAGCCCGACATCGCCTTCTCGATCTTGGTGGCGAAGCTGCGCAGCGGGATCACGTGCAGCAGGCCCACGGCGATCACGAGCGATGCCACGAGTGCCACGAAGATGTTCTTGATGAGCCCCTTGCGCTTGCGGGGGCGGCGGCGCTTGGCGGCCGGGGCGTCGGACTCGACGGAATCGGGCTCGACCTTGGTGCGCAGGATGTCGGCGATCTCGCGGGCCTTGCGGGCCTGGTCGGCTCGCATCTTGTCGTCTTCGTCCTGCTCCGCCTTCGCCTTGGCATCCATGTACGCGCGAGCCTGGGCCTTGCCCTCGAGCTCGGCGCGCTTGGTCATGTCGCCTTCGATCTCGGCCTGGACCTTGTTGCGCGTATCGACCTCGATCGTCTCGCGGGCGCGCGACTCGATCTTGGCGCGCATCTCGGCGTGCTCGCGGCCCTTCTTCTCGGCCTCGATCTTGAGGGCGAGCTCCTTCTCGCGGCGCTCGCTCTCCTCCGCCTCGACCATGGCCTTGGCTTCGGCCTCGATCTTGGCGCGGCGGTCGCCTTCGGCCCGCTTGCCGGCTTCGTCCTTCTCGCGCTCGGCGGCTTCCGCGGCGCGGCGCAGGCCATCGGCCTCCATCGCGGCCAAGCGCTTCAGGTGCTCGGCCTTGCGTTCGGCTTCCTCTTTCTCCACCGCGGCCTGGCGGCTGATCTCCTCGGCGCGGCGCTCGGCCTCGTCCTTGGCGATGGCCGCGGCACGGCGCGTGGCCTCGGCGGCCTCGCCGGCCTTGCGGGCGGCCGCGGCATCGGCCGCATGCTTGTCGGCTTCGGCGCGCAGCTTCGCCTCGTTGGCGGCGGCTTCGCGGGTGACTTTTTCCGTGGCTTCGCGCGCGACCTTCTCGGCGGCCTTCAGGCTCGCGCGCTCCTCGACCAGGCGCTCCTCGAGCTCGGCCTGCGCGGCGAGCTTCGCCTCCGCCATGATCTGGGCGGTCATTTCGGCGCGGGCCTTCTCCTCGATCTCGTTGCGGAGGAGCTGTTCCATCTCCGCACGGATGCGCACTTCGATCTCTTCCTTGAGGCGCGCCTTCAGCTCCTTCTCGGCGGCACCGGCTTCGACGGCCTGCTTCTTGGCCGCGGCTTCCGCGTCGGCGCGGGCGCGGGCGAGCGCTTGCGCCTCGGCCTCCGCCTTCTGCCTCGCTTCCGCGAGCGCCTTCGCCTCGGCCTCCGCCTTGGCGCGCATCTCGGCCAGGCGGCGGCTCTCTTCGTCCTGCTTCACCTTCTGGGCGGCGGATTCGGCCGCGGCCCTCGCGGCGACTTCCTTGGCCTTGCGCTCTTCCTCGGCCTGGCGCGCGTGGAGCTCTTCCTGGCGCTTCTCTTCGTCGCGAGCCTTCTGCTCCAGTTCGGCGCGCGCGCGTGCGTTGGCCTCGGCTTCGGCGCGGGCACGCAGCTCGGCGAGGCGCTTGGCCTCCTCCGCTTCCTTGATCTTGCGTTCGGCGGCGTCCTTCGCCTGCTGCGCGGCGAGCGCGGCGGCCTTCGCCACTTCCTGGCGCTGCTGCTCGGCGAGCGCGGCCTGGCGCACGGCTTCCTCGCGCTGCTTGGCCTCGACCTCGGCCTTGGCGCGCTCGGCGGCTTCCTTGGCCTTGCGCGCCTGCTCCATGGCGCGCTGCTCGGCTTCGGCCTTCGCCTTCGCTTCGGCTTCGAGGCGGGCCCGCGTCTCGGCTTCCTGCTTGGCCTTGGCGCGCGCGGCGTCCTGCGCCTGCGACATCTGCTTCTTGGTGTTGTCCCGCGCGTCCTGCTGGCGGGCGAGCTCGCTGATGTCGTTGGCCGCGGCCGCGATCACGCGCTGCGTCTGGCCGGGGAGCTTGCCCGGGGCGGTGAAGTCGAAATCGTCCTCGCCGGCGAACGGGTCCGCTTCTTCCTTGCGGGTCTCGAAGACGCGCGCGAAGCCGTCCTTCTGCAGCGTGGTGAGGGCCTTCTCGAGGACGGGCTTGTCGAGGTCGGCCTTCTCCATGATCTGGCTGAAGTTCGACTTGCCGTCGATCAGCTTCAGGACCTTCATGAGGTCCTTGGAAAGGGACGCGGACTTCTGGTTGACCTGCGTAATGCCCTTCGCGGTCTTCGTGAAAACCGTATTTCGATCCATCCGGATTCCCCGCGGGGTTCTTGTCTCGGTCCCTACCGTGAACCTCCGAATAATGGCATGAATTCAGGCCCTTGGAAAATGTACCTGAAGACCTTTCGCATCCCTGTCGTCCACGAGGGCTCCTGAAGCGTTATAAGGCAAGCTGACAAGGAGAATCCATGCGTAGCGCCGTCGTCTCCCTCTTCCTCGCCGCCGCCCTCGCGGCGCCTGCCCTCCCCGCCTCGGCCCAGGACGCCGAGCCGCCCTCGCGCGTGGGCCGCGTTTCCCTCATCAACGGCACCGTGGCCCTCTATTCGGACCCGGAGCACGGCTGGGAAAAGGCCCTCGTGAATTCCCCGCTCACGTCCGAGAACTCGCTGTGGACCGAGCCGCGCGGCCGCGTGGAAGTGCGCATCGGCTCCACCACGCTGCGGCTGGACGAAACCACGCAGCTCGACGTACGCCGCCTGGGCGAGGAGGAGCTGCGAGCCCACGTCGTGCGCGGCAGCCTCGCCGTCCGCATCCGCCATCTCGAGCGCGGCGAACGCTACCTCGTCACCACGCCCAACGCGCAGTTCGAGCTCGCCGCCGTCGGCCGCTATCGCATCGATGCCGACGAAGACCGCGCCGAGTCGCGCATCACCGTCTTCCAGGGCCGGGCCGAAGTGGAAGCCACGCGCCGGGCGAGCGCCGGCGCGGGCGAATCGATCCTCGTGGCCGACGACGGCTCGCGCTTCGAGTTCGAGCGCACCGCCGCCACGCCGTTCGACGACTGGGCCCTCGCGCGCGACGACAGCCTGGACCGCTCCACCGCCGAGACCACGCGCTACGTCTCGCCCAACATGACCGGCTACGAGGATCTCGGCACCTACGGCTCGTGGTCGCAAGAGCCCGAGTACGGCGCCATCTGGTATCCGTCGCGCGTGGAGGTGGACTACGTCCCGTACCGCGATGGCCGCTGGGTCTACGCTCGCCCCTGGGGCTGGACGTGGGTCGACAACGCTCCGTGGGGCTACGCGCCGTTCCACTACGGACGCTGGGTCTACACGGGCAACCGCTGGGGCTGGTGCCCGGGCCGCTATGTCGCGCGTCCCGTGTGGGCGCCCGCGCTGGTGGGCTGGGTCGGATCGTCCGGCGGCTTCAGCGTCGCCGTCACCAGCGGCCGCGCGCCCGCGATGGGCTGGTATCCGCTCTCGCCGTACGACCGCTATCGCCCCTGGTACACGAACAACGCGACGTACATCAACAACGTGAACGTGATCGTGAACCGCCCGCCGCGCGGCCGCGACGACAACCACTATCGCGACCGCAACCGCGAGCGCGGCTCCACCGTCGTGCTGCGCGAGGACTTCGTGCAGCAGCGCCCGGTCACGCAAGGCATGACGCGCGTCTCCGGCGAAGCGGTGCGCGAGGCAACGCGCGCGCCCGTCGCCGCGAATCCGGTCTCGGTGCTTCCGCCGCGCACTGCGGTGCAACGTCCCGCCAACGTCCCCATCCAGGGCGGCACGTCGGTCGGTGGCCAGGTCGTCGGCGCACCGCCGGTGCCATCGGGTCAGCCGCCTCGCGGCCAACCGCCCGCTCAAGCCGCGCAACCGCCGCGCGGCCAGTCGATCGGCGGCGCTCCGGTCGGCAGCACCAAGCCGGCCTACATCTCGCCCGCGCCCCCCGCACCGGCGCCCGTTCCGCCGTCGCGAGTCGGTGGCGAGCCCGTGCGTGCGCAACCGCCGCAGCAACTGCAGCCTCCGCAACAACTGCAGCCCGCGCAGCAGGCGCAGCCCGTGCAGCCGCAACCGGTGCAACCGCAGCCCGCTCGTCCGCGTCCTGAACAGCAGCCTGCACTCCGCGCGCGTCCGGCGCCGGTGCAGCCGGTGGAAGTGCACGAGGCTCCGCGTCCTGTGCCTCAGCAGGCGCCGCAACAGGCTCAGCCGCCGCAACAGCTCCAGCCGCGCGGTGCTCCTCAGGTCGCTCCGGTCGCGAAGCCGGCTCCTGCCGAGAAGCCGCAGCCTGTTGAAAAGCCGGCGGCGGATGACAAACCTCCGCCCCAGGAAAAGCCGGGGCGTAGTAGTGGTGGGCGGGAGAAGTAGGGCGACCACCGAAGCGCGCGGGTCCGACAGGGTATTGGTAGGTCCTTTTTTGTCGGCGCCGGGACATGGCGGATCGTGGACTACTCGGGATACGGCATTGCGTTGACGTCACTTACGACGGTTGAAGGCGTGGCATTGAGGATTGCTGCATTCGGCCTCGCTCCGACGCGAACGGTACATTCCGCCAGCCCCGTCGCCGAAAAAAAGGACCTACGCAATACCCCGTCGTCCCATGCAGCGGGCTCGTTGCCCGCATCTCGGCGCGCACACCACAATCACGCCGATCAGCACTTCCTCGCATCGAAGAGAGGTGGTGATCGTCGCCGTCGTTCCCTCACATGACGAGGCGGTCATCCCTGGCACGGACAAGCAGAGCCTCGGCGCAAAGAGGAGGACAGGGGGGGCGCGTAGGACTTTTTTCTCGATGGAGGACCGGGGGAATGAACCGTTCGAGTCGAAGTGCGGCCGAATGCAGCGACGATCAATGCCTCGGTTTCAGCCGTCGTAAGTGACGTCAACGCATCGAAGCGTCCCGAAGTTCACGATCCCCCGAGTCCGGAATCGACGAAAAAAGGCCTACCGCCCCCCTGGCCTCGCTTTAACTCCCGCG includes the following:
- a CDS encoding ABC transporter transmembrane domain-containing protein, translated to MAVAIVAILVSAAMVLVIGESLKRVIDAGFASANEAVLDTTLTALGIMVAVLGAVTWVRVYNVYWIGARFTADLRRKIYEHLVNLSPRFYEETRTGEVASRVTNDVTLVEAVMGGTFLYAMRMAVTMMGCAVMLVVTSPKLALIALASTPVVLLPIGLLGFRVRHLSRAVQDRVADVTSHVDETIHEIRTVQAYAHEVPEAHTFGERVEAVFEATATRAGYLALLIATVIVLAFGAVGILLWVGAHDVFAARLTAGELTAFIFYAVIAANGMFVVAEVYGEIQRAAGASERLLELLATQSDIKAPANPVVLPEPPHGRVAFEGVTFHYPSRPTVAALDNLTLTVEPGEVVALVGPSGAGKTTVFQLLLRFYDPSTGRVTLDGVDARDADPRELRRRIAIVSQEPVIFAANVRENVRYGRPEATDEQVRSALEAAYALEFSQRLPQGLETDLGERGVKLSGGQRQRVAIARAILADRAVLLLDEATSALDAESEKSVQLALERLMQNRTTLIIAHRLATVQSADRIVVMDHGHVIATGTHASLVAENGLYARLAALQFNAPTS
- a CDS encoding AsmA-like C-terminal region-containing protein; protein product: MDRNTVFTKTAKGITQVNQKSASLSKDLMKVLKLIDGKSNFSQIMEKADLDKPVLEKALTTLQKDGFARVFETRKEEADPFAGEDDFDFTAPGKLPGQTQRVIAAAANDISELARQQDARDNTKKQMSQAQDAARAKAKQEAETRARLEAEAKAKAEAEQRAMEQARKAKEAAERAKAEVEAKQREEAVRQAALAEQQRQEVAKAAALAAQQAKDAAERKIKEAEEAKRLAELRARAEAEANARARAELEQKARDEEKRQEELHARQAEEERKAKEVAARAAAESAAQKVKQDEESRRLAEMRAKAEAEAKALAEARQKAEAEAQALARARADAEAAAKKQAVEAGAAEKELKARLKEEIEVRIRAEMEQLLRNEIEEKARAEMTAQIMAEAKLAAQAELEERLVEERASLKAAEKVAREATEKVTREAAANEAKLRAEADKHAADAAAARKAGEAAEATRRAAAIAKDEAERRAEEISRQAAVEKEEAERKAEHLKRLAAMEADGLRRAAEAAEREKDEAGKRAEGDRRAKIEAEAKAMVEAEESERREKELALKIEAEKKGREHAEMRAKIESRARETIEVDTRNKVQAEIEGDMTKRAELEGKAQARAYMDAKAKAEQDEDDKMRADQARKAREIADILRTKVEPDSVESDAPAAKRRRPRKRKGLIKNIFVALVASLVIAVGLLHVIPLRSFATKIEKAMSGWLHDDVRISAVKFWLVPTPHLKFEGLTVGKLLDAKAQSGRIYLDVGGFFSDQIRISSLELDNVSLSADAVKRVAEWSKVEGKQAAAEIESIKIRGLKLDVKPALEPFGADMRFTRDGALRDATLREGGGKWTATFKPAGKGVMDVDFYARSWELPLGAAIPVSEVKLKGQITGSELIVPEFEADSMEGKVNGTLKVTWGSGVRLESDLSVAKIRAGELMKPITKDVTVTGKLDGNFTVSAESGELATLLSAPRAQGKFRLAEGSVSNVDLVAVMQSDAAGQRAGVTKFAELTGEVASGDNRTSFRNIVLQGGVLRGSGAMDIGQNSALSGRLLLEIRSQVAQDRGSFTVSGTVAKPSIRRGG
- a CDS encoding DUF6600 domain-containing protein, giving the protein MRSAVVSLFLAAALAAPALPASAQDAEPPSRVGRVSLINGTVALYSDPEHGWEKALVNSPLTSENSLWTEPRGRVEVRIGSTTLRLDETTQLDVRRLGEEELRAHVVRGSLAVRIRHLERGERYLVTTPNAQFELAAVGRYRIDADEDRAESRITVFQGRAEVEATRRASAGAGESILVADDGSRFEFERTAATPFDDWALARDDSLDRSTAETTRYVSPNMTGYEDLGTYGSWSQEPEYGAIWYPSRVEVDYVPYRDGRWVYARPWGWTWVDNAPWGYAPFHYGRWVYTGNRWGWCPGRYVARPVWAPALVGWVGSSGGFSVAVTSGRAPAMGWYPLSPYDRYRPWYTNNATYINNVNVIVNRPPRGRDDNHYRDRNRERGSTVVLREDFVQQRPVTQGMTRVSGEAVREATRAPVAANPVSVLPPRTAVQRPANVPIQGGTSVGGQVVGAPPVPSGQPPRGQPPAQAAQPPRGQSIGGAPVGSTKPAYISPAPPAPAPVPPSRVGGEPVRAQPPQQLQPPQQLQPAQQAQPVQPQPVQPQPARPRPEQQPALRARPAPVQPVEVHEAPRPVPQQAPQQAQPPQQLQPRGAPQVAPVAKPAPAEKPQPVEKPAADDKPPPQEKPGRSSGGREK